The Benincasa hispida cultivar B227 chromosome 9, ASM972705v1, whole genome shotgun sequence genome has a segment encoding these proteins:
- the LOC120085097 gene encoding dolichol-phosphate mannose synthase subunit 3-like yields the protein MKHIVKILTLLVAVSALWIGLLQTSILPHGHTWLLPIYLIVSLGCYGLLMVGIGLMTFPTCPTEGLLLQKDIDEAKEYLKQKGVDINSN from the exons atgaagcataTAGTTAAGATTTTGACGTTATTGGTGGCCGTATCAGCTCTGTGGATTGGCCTCTTGCAGACATCTATATTACCACATGGCCATACTTGGTTG CTACCCATCTATTTAATTGTCTCCCTGGGATGCTATGGTCTATTGATGGTTGGAATCGGTCTAATGACATTTCCAACTTGCCCTACAGAAGGACTGTTGCTACAGAAG GACATAGATGAGGCCAAAGAGTATCTTAAGCAGAAAGGGGTTGACATAAATTCTAATTGA